One segment of Trichlorobacter ammonificans DNA contains the following:
- a CDS encoding methyl-accepting chemotaxis protein — MKLYRHWAIQKKIVSISLATMLAILIGFFAYVLPYLKKNLMEEKELATRHIVELAMGILDSYDAEVRSGKLPLEEAQKLAAEQISKLRYEGKEYLWINDLGRPTPKMIMHPTVPALNGKLLDDAKFNKATFMRDGIDGPEKKLSGMNLFSAFAEVAERAGHGFVVYEWPKPKQGGGTTSELYPKLSYVKKFGPWGWVLGSGIYVDDVGSQVRRMMWTLLGGTLLLAVFAIVLAASVGRGVARPLNHMREALERMASGEGDLTSRLPVEREDETGALAVVFNRFLENLHGIMRQVQDSAREVKNLSDLMQGVTGQIAANSGDMGGQAVSVATAVEEMAATAQSIAQNCSQAYESASRACSTAQDGSSVVNAAVSSIRAIADRVQESARTVESLGARSDQIGQIIGTIEDIADQTNLLALNAAIEAARAGEMGRGFAVVADEVRALAERTTRATKEIADMIKVIQQETAAAVSSMEAGVTAVEQGTGEAARSGRALDEILSQISELTSQINQIATAAEEQTATTNDISSNMHRIVEEADRNVDSARKAGTEAAELQQITDRLTGLVGRFRL, encoded by the coding sequence ATGAAACTGTACCGACACTGGGCAATCCAGAAAAAGATCGTCAGCATCTCGCTGGCGACCATGCTGGCGATACTGATCGGCTTCTTTGCCTATGTGCTCCCCTATCTCAAGAAAAATCTGATGGAGGAAAAGGAACTGGCCACCCGTCATATCGTAGAGCTGGCCATGGGAATCCTGGACAGCTACGACGCGGAGGTGCGGTCGGGCAAACTGCCTCTGGAAGAGGCCCAGAAACTGGCTGCTGAGCAAATCTCCAAGCTTCGCTACGAAGGGAAGGAGTACCTCTGGATCAACGACCTGGGCAGGCCGACGCCGAAAATGATCATGCATCCCACGGTACCGGCCTTGAACGGCAAGCTCCTTGACGACGCCAAGTTCAACAAGGCCACCTTCATGCGCGACGGCATTGACGGTCCCGAGAAGAAGCTCTCCGGCATGAACCTCTTCTCCGCCTTTGCCGAAGTGGCGGAGCGGGCCGGACACGGCTTCGTGGTCTACGAGTGGCCCAAACCAAAGCAGGGGGGCGGCACCACCAGTGAACTCTACCCCAAACTCTCCTACGTCAAGAAGTTCGGCCCCTGGGGCTGGGTACTGGGCAGCGGTATCTACGTCGACGACGTGGGCAGCCAGGTGCGACGGATGATGTGGACCCTGCTGGGGGGTACCCTGCTGCTGGCGGTCTTTGCCATTGTCCTTGCCGCATCGGTTGGGCGCGGCGTGGCCCGCCCGCTGAACCACATGCGTGAGGCCCTGGAGCGGATGGCCAGCGGCGAGGGGGACCTGACCAGCCGCCTGCCGGTGGAACGGGAGGATGAGACCGGCGCCCTGGCGGTCGTTTTCAACCGTTTTCTGGAGAACCTGCACGGCATCATGCGCCAGGTCCAGGATTCGGCCCGAGAGGTAAAGAATCTGTCCGACCTGATGCAGGGGGTTACCGGCCAGATAGCCGCCAACTCGGGCGACATGGGCGGCCAGGCGGTATCCGTGGCCACGGCGGTGGAAGAGATGGCAGCCACCGCCCAGAGTATCGCCCAGAACTGCAGCCAGGCTTACGAGAGCGCCAGCCGGGCCTGCAGCACCGCCCAGGACGGGTCCTCGGTGGTGAATGCGGCTGTCTCCAGCATCCGTGCCATCGCCGACCGGGTGCAGGAGAGCGCCCGCACCGTGGAATCCCTGGGCGCCCGTTCCGACCAGATCGGTCAGATCATCGGCACCATCGAGGATATCGCCGACCAGACCAACCTGCTGGCCCTGAACGCCGCCATCGAGGCGGCCCGGGCCGGAGAGATGGGCCGGGGCTTCGCCGTGGTGGCCGACGAGGTGCGGGCCCTGGCCGAACGGACCACCCGGGCCACCAAGGAAATCGCCGACATGATCAAGGTGATCCAGCAGGAAACCGCTGCTGCCGTCTCCTCCATGGAGGCCGGCGTAACGGCCGTTGAACAGGGCACCGGCGAGGCGGCCCGCTCCGGCCGGGCCCTGGACGAGATTCTCTCCCAGATTTCGGAGCTGACCAGCCAGATCAACCAGATCGCCACCGCAGCGGAAGAGCAGACCGCCACCACCAACGACATCAGCAGCAACATGCACCGCATCGTCGAGGAAGCGGACCGTAACGTGGACAGTGCCCGCAAGGCCGGAACGGAAGCGGCCGAGCTGCAGCAGATCACCGACCGGCTCACCGGCCTGGTGGGGCGCTTCCGGCTCTGA
- the cobO gene encoding cob(I)yrinic acid a,c-diamide adenosyltransferase: MPLELGTVQIYTGNGKGKTTAALGLSLRAVGRGLSVCFFQFIKGGGPYGEQLAADRLAPLFTVIQTGRPGWVNTKDITEDRHRAQEALEQAKQLLVSGKYDLFVCDEILGAIGFGLLEVEQVLELISLRPAAVELVLTGRNADQRLIDAADLVTEMREIKHYYRAGVAARTGIEL, encoded by the coding sequence ATGCCGCTCGAACTCGGCACCGTCCAGATATACACCGGCAACGGCAAGGGCAAGACCACCGCTGCCCTGGGGCTGTCGCTGCGGGCGGTAGGTCGGGGGCTGTCGGTCTGTTTTTTCCAGTTCATCAAGGGGGGCGGTCCCTACGGCGAACAGCTGGCTGCCGACCGGCTGGCGCCGCTGTTCACCGTCATCCAGACCGGTCGTCCCGGCTGGGTCAACACCAAGGATATCACTGAAGACCGGCACCGTGCCCAGGAAGCCCTGGAGCAGGCGAAACAACTCCTGGTTTCGGGCAAATACGATCTTTTTGTCTGTGACGAAATACTTGGCGCCATCGGCTTCGGCCTGCTGGAGGTGGAGCAGGTCCTGGAACTGATCAGCCTGAGGCCGGCCGCCGTGGAACTGGTCCTGACCGGCCGCAACGCCGACCAGCGTCTGATTGACGCCGCCGACCTGGTGACGGAGATGCGCGAAATCAAGCACTACTATCGCGCCGGCGTTGCCGCACGAACCGGTATCGAACTGTAA
- a CDS encoding ATP-binding protein produces the protein MNEYVATLQNRYERVQNLLKNLIESRADTMSTAITFISDQKRFQRAMLGSDWEALRHHAIVTLEKALIHQEVSHVYFYDRNFTKIVRVYQPEKRAAGPARFIKQQAMQSGEPFSGLELGSGGTFSLRTIHPWKVDGQLIGYIELGQEIGAVLQELKTISEIDYVVSYDKRHLERDLWEAGMKKVGRHADWGLLADKVIADQSLSLPSGMAAKLFTEPAVHKKTGLRLDVNGRIYSARSFPLYDVTQQHVGDFVTLKDSTEESRAFRTFLAEVGLFSLLVSGGLFCFAYRVLGNVDRQLSENRQQLNEEFAKQARTNRQLESEIAERKSAEERLLELNEHLEQRVQERTSELNSLNAALEGAYKDLQAQQATIVQQDKMACIGQLAASVAHDINNPIGFVTGNLEVLRNYWAKMISFLEVQEEAFVASAPESLRTAIEEKRRKLKISHLVKEFDAVVAESLEGTERVKRIVLNLKGFSRLGEPEARSIDIHDCLESTLGIVWNELRYKADIRKNYGLVPKLYCYPQQLNQVFMNLLINASQAIEQWGEISITTWADDESLFVAIGDTGCGIAEEYRARVFEPFFTTKQVGVGTGLGLHIAHEIIQRHHGEIVVKNAVPAGTVFTIRLPLHGVELGVAHA, from the coding sequence ATGAACGAGTATGTCGCTACCCTGCAAAATCGCTATGAGCGGGTGCAAAATCTTCTGAAAAATCTTATCGAGAGCCGTGCCGATACAATGTCAACCGCCATCACGTTTATCTCGGATCAAAAGCGGTTCCAACGCGCCATGCTGGGGAGCGACTGGGAGGCCCTGCGGCACCATGCTATTGTCACCCTTGAGAAGGCCCTGATTCATCAGGAGGTCTCCCACGTCTATTTTTACGATAGAAATTTCACCAAGATTGTGCGGGTGTACCAACCGGAAAAACGGGCAGCCGGCCCGGCCCGCTTCATCAAGCAACAGGCGATGCAGAGTGGGGAACCTTTTTCGGGGTTGGAGTTGGGGAGTGGTGGTACCTTCAGTCTGCGAACCATCCACCCTTGGAAAGTTGATGGGCAACTGATCGGCTATATTGAGTTGGGACAGGAAATCGGTGCTGTTTTGCAGGAGTTGAAAACCATTTCTGAAATAGACTATGTCGTGTCATATGATAAACGCCATCTCGAGCGTGACCTGTGGGAAGCGGGAATGAAAAAGGTGGGACGTCATGCCGACTGGGGGTTGCTGGCGGACAAGGTTATTGCCGATCAGTCGCTTTCCCTGCCTTCCGGCATGGCTGCCAAGCTTTTTACCGAACCAGCCGTGCATAAAAAGACCGGTCTGAGGCTTGACGTCAACGGTCGGATATACAGCGCCCGCTCCTTCCCTCTGTACGACGTGACGCAGCAGCATGTGGGCGATTTTGTCACGCTGAAGGACTCGACCGAAGAGTCGCGAGCCTTTCGGACCTTTCTCGCGGAAGTGGGGTTATTCAGTCTGCTGGTTAGCGGCGGTCTCTTCTGTTTTGCCTACCGGGTGCTGGGTAACGTTGATCGCCAGCTCTCGGAAAACCGGCAGCAGCTGAATGAGGAGTTTGCCAAGCAAGCCCGGACGAACCGGCAGTTGGAAAGTGAAATAGCCGAACGAAAGTCTGCCGAAGAGCGCCTGCTGGAACTGAACGAACACCTGGAACAGCGGGTGCAGGAGCGAACCAGCGAACTTAATAGTCTCAATGCAGCTCTGGAGGGCGCCTACAAGGATCTGCAGGCGCAGCAGGCGACCATCGTGCAGCAGGATAAGATGGCCTGTATCGGGCAGCTGGCTGCCAGCGTGGCCCATGATATCAATAACCCGATCGGATTCGTAACCGGTAACCTGGAGGTGCTCAGGAATTACTGGGCAAAGATGATCTCGTTTCTGGAGGTGCAGGAAGAGGCATTTGTCGCCAGTGCTCCAGAGTCGCTACGTACCGCCATCGAGGAAAAACGCCGGAAGCTGAAAATCAGTCACTTGGTCAAGGAGTTCGATGCCGTGGTGGCTGAGTCTCTGGAGGGAACCGAGCGGGTCAAGCGAATCGTATTGAACTTGAAGGGTTTTTCTCGACTGGGCGAGCCGGAGGCGCGGTCCATAGATATCCATGACTGTCTGGAAAGTACCCTCGGTATTGTCTGGAACGAGCTGCGTTATAAGGCCGATATCAGGAAAAACTACGGCTTGGTTCCCAAGCTCTACTGCTATCCGCAGCAACTGAATCAGGTGTTCATGAACTTGTTGATCAACGCTTCCCAGGCCATCGAGCAATGGGGGGAAATCTCCATTACTACCTGGGCCGATGATGAGAGCCTTTTTGTCGCCATCGGCGACACCGGCTGCGGTATCGCCGAAGAATATCGTGCGAGAGTTTTCGAGCCGTTTTTTACCACCAAGCAGGTGGGAGTGGGGACCGGGCTCGGCCTGCATATCGCCCACGAAATCATCCAGCGGCACCATGGCGAGATCGTCGTGAAGAACGCCGTGCCGGCCGGAACTGTTTTCACCATACGGCTGCCGCTCCATGGCGTAGAGCTGGGGGTGGCCCATGCCTGA
- a CDS encoding response regulator, translating into MPDCIRVLCLDDEKNILNTVRRQLEDDSFQVFQAQTVEEALRILESEQPLHVVLSDYRMPGTTGVDFLRTVAGRWPWISGIIISGFADTQAVQRALADNPAMHFIAKPWTMEELLRIVRQAASQAREVLTGG; encoded by the coding sequence ATGCCTGACTGCATTCGCGTCCTCTGTCTGGATGACGAAAAAAATATTCTCAACACAGTGCGGAGACAGTTGGAGGATGACAGCTTTCAGGTTTTCCAGGCGCAGACGGTGGAGGAAGCGCTACGGATTCTCGAAAGCGAGCAGCCGCTGCATGTCGTGCTGTCCGACTATCGGATGCCCGGCACTACCGGGGTTGACTTCCTGCGAACGGTTGCCGGCCGCTGGCCCTGGATTTCCGGCATCATCATTTCCGGGTTTGCCGATACCCAGGCGGTACAGCGGGCGCTGGCGGACAACCCTGCCATGCATTTCATTGCCAAGCCGTGGACCATGGAAGAGTTGCTCCGAATAGTACGGCAAGCCGCATCCCAAGCACGGGAAGTATTGACTGGAGGGTAA